In the Streptomyces sp. 840.1 genome, one interval contains:
- a CDS encoding SGNH/GDSL hydrolase family protein: MPAVSGRGPARRGVLTAAAGLAAVAVAAPGAQAADGASGGARRSRWTTSWATAQTAPTDTDAVASAGLTDAVFTARVRLTAGGQVRLRYGHAFGAVPVLIGPVTAGGRPVTFGGQRQAWLASGASLTSDAVAGLRAAEASLLTVRTELPGPTGPLSFHRNTHASHDVDGERTTSVYLLTGVEVTGAHGPVIAVLGDSIAEGVGTPDDSGLRWPDQLARRLPGASVADLGISGNRVLLDDARFGPGGQARFDRDVLSLPGLRTVLVHLGVNDLQQPPSQTDPALVLAGYRQLVLRARDAGLRAVGATIAPFGGWTRWTPELETVRLRINAAVRTGRVFDAVADFDAALRDPDHPERLRPAYDSGDGLHPNPSGHAALAAAVDRRHLL; this comes from the coding sequence GTGCCCGCAGTGAGCGGCCGGGGGCCCGCGAGACGCGGGGTGCTGACGGCGGCGGCCGGACTGGCCGCCGTCGCGGTGGCGGCGCCCGGCGCCCAGGCCGCCGACGGCGCGTCCGGCGGCGCGCGCCGCTCGCGCTGGACGACCTCCTGGGCGACCGCGCAGACCGCGCCGACCGACACCGATGCGGTGGCGAGCGCCGGGCTGACCGACGCCGTGTTCACCGCGCGCGTCCGGCTGACGGCGGGCGGCCAGGTGCGGCTGCGCTACGGGCACGCCTTCGGCGCCGTACCCGTGCTGATCGGCCCGGTGACCGCCGGCGGGCGGCCCGTCACGTTCGGCGGGCAGCGGCAGGCGTGGCTGGCCTCGGGAGCCTCGCTGACCAGTGACGCGGTCGCCGGTCTGCGGGCCGCCGAGGCGTCCCTGCTGACGGTTCGCACCGAACTGCCGGGCCCCACCGGGCCGTTGTCCTTCCACCGCAACACCCATGCCTCGCACGACGTCGACGGGGAGCGCACCACGTCGGTGTACCTGCTGACGGGCGTCGAGGTGACGGGCGCGCACGGGCCGGTGATCGCGGTGCTCGGCGACTCCATCGCGGAGGGCGTCGGCACCCCCGACGACTCCGGGCTGCGCTGGCCCGACCAGCTGGCCCGTCGGCTGCCGGGCGCGTCGGTCGCCGACCTCGGCATCAGTGGCAACCGGGTGCTGCTGGACGACGCGCGGTTCGGACCCGGCGGACAGGCCCGGTTCGACCGCGATGTGCTCTCGCTCCCCGGGCTGCGGACCGTCCTGGTCCACCTCGGCGTCAACGACCTCCAGCAGCCGCCGAGCCAGACCGATCCCGCGCTCGTCCTGGCCGGGTACCGGCAGCTGGTGCTGCGCGCCCGGGACGCCGGGCTGCGGGCGGTCGGCGCGACGATCGCCCCGTTCGGCGGCTGGACCCGCTGGACGCCGGAGCTGGAGACGGTGCGGCTGCGGATCAACGCGGCGGTGCGGACCGGCCGGGTCTTCGACGCCGTGGCCGACTTCGACGCGGCACTGCGCGACCCGGACCACCCCGAGCGGCTGCGGCCCGCGTACGACAGCGGCGACGGGCTCCATCCCAACCCTTCCGGCCATGCGGCGCTCGCCGCGGCCGTCGACCGCCGACACCTTCTGTGA
- a CDS encoding right-handed parallel beta-helix repeat-containing protein — MSHALRTTLVAALAVGAPLVLSPPSAAAAATAYYVSPSGSDTNSGTSAASPFATIQKAVDLAPTGAVVNLAAGTYKQDVVTKRAGVTVTGPSNAVVKGAGDARIIQVQHDSTTLNGFTVDGLHGSAGDVSGYRLKLIYVMSTTPGNGVGGLRITDMTLKNAADECLRVRYLVTGAEISGNTITDCGVADFRFGGGGKNGEGIYLGTAPEQQGANGAPDAAPDISRNNRIHHNTIATRGNECVDVKENSTNNYVEYNDCSEQQDPSSGGLDARGSGNIFRYNTIHDNVGSGIRLGGDTATDGTATSVYGNTITGNAGGGIKFMRTPQGPVCTNTMSGNTGGDAVGTYGSEYTPTGACPQ, encoded by the coding sequence ATGAGCCACGCACTGCGCACCACCCTCGTCGCGGCGCTCGCCGTCGGCGCCCCGCTCGTCCTCTCCCCGCCCTCCGCGGCAGCCGCTGCCACCGCGTACTACGTATCGCCGTCCGGCAGCGACACCAACTCCGGTACGTCGGCGGCGTCCCCGTTCGCCACGATCCAGAAGGCGGTCGATCTGGCGCCGACGGGCGCGGTGGTGAACCTGGCCGCCGGTACGTACAAGCAGGATGTCGTGACCAAGCGCGCCGGGGTCACCGTCACCGGTCCGTCGAACGCCGTGGTGAAGGGCGCCGGTGACGCCCGGATCATCCAGGTGCAGCACGACTCGACGACGCTGAACGGCTTCACCGTGGACGGGCTGCACGGCTCGGCCGGCGATGTGTCCGGGTACCGCCTCAAGCTCATCTATGTCATGAGCACGACTCCGGGTAACGGTGTGGGCGGTCTGCGTATCACCGATATGACCCTGAAGAACGCGGCGGACGAATGCCTGCGGGTGCGCTACCTGGTGACGGGCGCCGAGATCTCGGGCAACACCATCACCGACTGCGGCGTCGCGGACTTCAGGTTCGGCGGGGGCGGCAAGAACGGCGAGGGCATCTACCTCGGCACGGCCCCCGAGCAGCAGGGTGCGAACGGCGCCCCGGACGCGGCCCCCGACATCAGCCGCAACAACCGCATCCACCACAACACGATCGCCACCCGGGGCAACGAGTGCGTCGACGTGAAGGAGAACTCGACCAACAACTACGTCGAGTACAACGACTGCAGCGAACAGCAGGACCCCAGCTCCGGCGGGCTCGACGCACGCGGCAGTGGCAACATCTTCCGCTACAACACCATCCACGACAACGTCGGCTCGGGCATCCGGCTCGGCGGTGACACCGCCACCGACGGCACCGCCACCAGCGTCTACGGCAACACGATCACGGGCAACGCCGGCGGCGGCATCAAGTTCATGCGCACCCCGCAGGGCCCCGTCTGCACCAACACCATGAGCGGCAACACCGGCGGCGACGCGGTCGGCACCTACGGCAGCGAGTACACCCCGACCGGCGCGTGCCCGCAGTGA
- a CDS encoding DUF624 domain-containing protein, with the protein MQATLSSSWPTLLRRLEFVAYPAAAGAAFVVLSLGVVTWLPALAAMAHGLQRWRAEGDSHCFANTFAAFPRYWRSMWRHGLASTAAAAVLSANIVYLLGRSEPWTFVLLAAQAGIAAALVIHHVALAAEAGRTPGGTLRDWTRRALALGFGSAARGTALLGAVVSAVLLSLVVPLGPLLLGPSIPVLLALSFADPRRHTP; encoded by the coding sequence ATGCAGGCAACTCTCTCGTCCAGCTGGCCGACGCTGCTGCGGCGGCTGGAGTTCGTGGCCTACCCGGCCGCCGCCGGCGCCGCGTTCGTCGTGCTGTCGCTGGGGGTGGTCACCTGGCTGCCCGCGCTCGCCGCGATGGCGCACGGTCTCCAGCGGTGGCGGGCCGAGGGAGACAGCCACTGCTTCGCCAACACCTTCGCGGCCTTCCCCCGGTACTGGCGCTCGATGTGGCGGCACGGGCTGGCCTCCACGGCGGCGGCGGCCGTCCTGAGCGCCAACATCGTCTATCTGCTGGGCCGTTCGGAGCCGTGGACCTTCGTACTGCTCGCCGCCCAGGCGGGCATCGCGGCCGCGCTGGTCATCCACCATGTGGCGCTGGCGGCCGAGGCCGGCCGGACGCCCGGCGGCACGCTCCGCGACTGGACCCGCCGCGCGCTGGCGCTCGGCTTCGGCTCGGCCGCCCGGGGCACCGCCCTGCTCGGTGCGGTGGTCTCCGCCGTACTGCTCTCCCTCGTCGTTCCGCTGGGGCCACTGCTGCTCGGCCCGAGCATTCCCGTACTGCTCGCTCTGTCCTTCGCCGATCCCAGGAGGCACACCCCATGA
- a CDS encoding heparinase II/III family protein — protein MAALRRIARERGGWWHAYVCPAHGVELDHGEVLGGVFPEGGARCAYGCRVDDEAVRGAWLVLSHQAWARHLRVLAHRGERAEAVARLVEYAGLYEELATAQHGEAQGWMLRGRLFHQALTDAIWAVNIGHAVITLAEHGTEDLAGVLPLLDALERAALDARDVLTGKGQLSSNYTAWLNAAGVAAGRGAAAARGQEWDGAKQWLEGEHGLYAHLRVAVAEDGWEWEGSTYYHGFVLRAALLALRSTDPAAVPADVVGVLAGMTDVLATIATPGGILPALHDGPYLRAPLTLEWLELVALTQQLVPSDALEAVAGRARAELGDADDGLDRELGGWFAGPPLPARPAPAPLTVFRAAGYGVLRVAGIHALLDFGPHGGSHGHRDKLSLYLYGDTTPWQPDPGQVPYAHAEFRDLYASTEAHPAFRVDGAEQAECTGALLAWDDHSVTAEVTTAYEGVRAVRRIVAGEGFLVDLLTVTAGEDRLITAQLRPGTALDVQSQGAGPVRTTWYGDETLHGWHTHLAGVPVRPVSTPGPGPADDPQRVRTRVDFSAVTDRVTFASVYQAGSAGPAVTDVTLTEDGLSVRLADGSTTRFRSED, from the coding sequence GTGGCCGCGTTGAGGCGGATCGCCCGCGAGCGGGGCGGCTGGTGGCACGCGTACGTGTGCCCGGCGCACGGGGTGGAACTGGATCACGGCGAGGTGCTCGGCGGGGTGTTCCCGGAGGGCGGCGCGCGCTGCGCGTACGGCTGCCGGGTGGACGACGAGGCGGTGCGCGGCGCCTGGCTGGTGCTGTCGCACCAGGCGTGGGCGCGGCACCTGCGGGTGCTGGCCCACCGGGGCGAGCGCGCCGAGGCCGTGGCCCGGCTCGTCGAGTACGCGGGTCTGTACGAGGAGCTCGCCACCGCGCAGCACGGTGAGGCGCAGGGCTGGATGCTGCGCGGCCGGCTGTTCCACCAGGCGCTGACCGACGCGATCTGGGCGGTGAACATCGGCCACGCGGTCATCACGCTCGCCGAGCACGGCACGGAGGACCTGGCCGGGGTGCTGCCGCTGCTGGACGCGCTGGAACGGGCGGCCCTGGACGCCCGGGACGTGCTGACCGGGAAGGGACAGCTCTCCTCCAACTACACCGCGTGGCTCAATGCCGCGGGGGTGGCCGCCGGTCGCGGCGCCGCCGCGGCGCGCGGGCAGGAATGGGACGGCGCCAAGCAGTGGCTGGAGGGCGAGCACGGCCTGTACGCGCATCTGCGGGTCGCGGTCGCCGAGGACGGCTGGGAGTGGGAGGGCAGCACCTACTACCACGGGTTCGTGCTGCGGGCGGCGCTGCTGGCGCTGCGGTCCACCGATCCGGCGGCCGTTCCGGCCGATGTGGTGGGTGTGCTGGCCGGGATGACGGACGTGCTGGCGACGATCGCGACCCCGGGCGGCATTCTCCCGGCGCTGCACGACGGTCCGTATCTGCGCGCACCACTGACCCTGGAGTGGCTCGAACTGGTAGCCCTGACACAGCAGTTGGTCCCCTCGGACGCGCTGGAGGCGGTGGCCGGGCGGGCCCGTGCCGAGCTCGGTGACGCGGACGACGGCCTGGACCGGGAGCTGGGCGGCTGGTTCGCCGGCCCGCCGCTGCCGGCCCGGCCCGCGCCCGCTCCGCTGACGGTGTTCAGGGCGGCGGGCTACGGGGTGCTGCGGGTCGCGGGCATCCACGCACTGCTGGACTTCGGCCCGCACGGCGGATCGCACGGCCACCGGGACAAGTTGTCCCTCTATCTCTACGGCGATACGACACCGTGGCAGCCCGACCCCGGTCAGGTCCCCTACGCGCACGCCGAGTTCCGTGATCTGTACGCGTCGACCGAGGCGCACCCGGCGTTCCGGGTGGACGGCGCCGAGCAGGCCGAGTGCACGGGCGCGCTGCTGGCCTGGGACGACCACTCGGTGACCGCCGAGGTGACCACCGCCTACGAAGGCGTGCGCGCCGTCCGGCGGATCGTGGCGGGCGAGGGCTTCCTGGTGGACCTGCTGACCGTGACCGCCGGGGAGGACCGGCTCATCACCGCCCAACTGCGCCCCGGGACAGCCCTGGACGTCCAGTCGCAGGGGGCCGGCCCGGTGCGCACCACCTGGTACGGCGACGAGACGCTGCACGGCTGGCACACGCACCTCGCCGGCGTACCGGTCCGCCCGGTGAGCACCCCGGGTCCCGGCCCCGCCGACGACCCGCAACGCGTGCGGACCCGGGTCGACTTCAGCGCCGTCACCGACCGGGTGACCTTCGCCTCGGTGTACCAGGCCGGGTCCGCCGGGCCCGCCGTCACCGATGTGACGCTCACGGAGGACGGGCTGAGCGTCCGTCTCGCGGACGGCAGCACCACACGGTTCCGATCGGAGGACTGA
- a CDS encoding SDR family NAD(P)-dependent oxidoreductase, whose protein sequence is MSADLQGSRALVTGAGHGIGRAIAVALAEAGADVAVHYHSSADEAAKTVSEIEALGRRAKAFQADVTVTAEVDRFVEEATGFLGGLDVLVCNAGHLIGRAKIAEMTDDHFEQVISTNLTSAFRTVRAALPHLTRSSAGRVITMSSLAAHNGGGPGSVAYAAAKAGVVGFTKGLAKELGASGITVNAVAPGFIKGTAFHDTFTAPEAQQAMEAGIPVGRAGTPSDVASAVVHLASPASGFLTATTVDIDGGVWPR, encoded by the coding sequence ATGTCTGCTGATCTCCAAGGTTCCCGCGCGCTGGTGACCGGAGCGGGCCACGGCATCGGCCGTGCCATCGCCGTCGCCCTCGCCGAGGCCGGCGCCGATGTCGCCGTCCACTACCACTCCTCCGCCGACGAGGCCGCGAAGACGGTCTCCGAGATCGAGGCGCTGGGCCGGCGCGCCAAGGCGTTCCAGGCCGATGTGACGGTGACCGCCGAGGTGGACCGCTTCGTCGAGGAGGCGACCGGGTTCCTCGGCGGCCTGGACGTCCTGGTCTGCAACGCGGGTCATCTGATCGGCCGGGCGAAGATAGCCGAGATGACGGACGATCACTTCGAGCAGGTCATCTCGACCAATCTCACCTCCGCCTTCCGCACCGTGCGCGCCGCCCTGCCGCATCTGACCAGGTCCTCGGCCGGGCGCGTCATCACCATGTCCTCGCTGGCCGCGCACAACGGCGGCGGTCCCGGCTCGGTCGCCTACGCGGCCGCCAAGGCCGGAGTCGTCGGATTCACCAAGGGCCTCGCCAAGGAGCTGGGCGCCAGCGGCATCACGGTGAACGCCGTCGCACCCGGCTTCATCAAGGGCACCGCCTTCCACGACACGTTCACCGCGCCCGAGGCGCAGCAGGCGATGGAGGCGGGCATCCCGGTGGGCCGCGCCGGCACTCCGAGTGACGTCGCCTCGGCCGTCGTCCACCTCGCGTCGCCCGCGTCCGGCTTCCTGACCGCCACCACGGTGGACATCGACGGTGGCGTGTGGCCGCGTTGA
- a CDS encoding carbohydrate ABC transporter permease, whose amino-acid sequence MATAELHKPGAVRPPRPATKAGRRSAGRIALFLTLCVVSLLMVVPFVWMVLTSLKTPVEIASQDAGLLPEHWDFGNYADALKAAPFATYARNSLVIAVSHTLINVLVASMAGYSLARIRFRGSDVISYLFIAALMIPTYTKVLPEFLIVRFMPLAGGNDLFGQGGSGWLDSWWALIVPGAVTPFAVFLFRQFYLDLPVELEEAARLDGLGEFRIYSRIMSPQVKPAFITVALLTFESSWNNFLWPLLVTHSDNLRVIQVGLSVFKTENGTQWHFLMAGTTLATLPMVVLFLIGQRYFVQGFATAGLK is encoded by the coding sequence GTGGCCACAGCTGAGCTGCACAAGCCCGGGGCCGTGCGTCCGCCCCGGCCCGCCACCAAGGCCGGGCGCCGCTCCGCCGGCCGGATCGCGCTCTTCCTGACACTCTGCGTCGTCTCGCTGCTGATGGTGGTGCCGTTCGTCTGGATGGTGCTGACCTCCCTCAAGACACCGGTGGAGATCGCGTCGCAGGACGCCGGACTGCTGCCGGAGCACTGGGATTTCGGCAACTACGCCGACGCGCTGAAGGCCGCGCCCTTCGCCACGTACGCCCGCAACAGCCTCGTCATCGCGGTCAGCCACACCCTCATCAACGTCCTGGTGGCGTCGATGGCGGGGTACTCACTGGCCCGGATCAGGTTCCGCGGCAGCGATGTCATCTCCTACCTGTTCATCGCGGCGCTGATGATCCCGACGTACACCAAGGTGCTGCCGGAGTTCCTGATCGTCCGCTTCATGCCGCTGGCCGGTGGCAACGACCTCTTCGGCCAGGGCGGCAGCGGCTGGCTGGACTCCTGGTGGGCGCTCATCGTGCCCGGCGCGGTCACCCCGTTCGCCGTCTTCCTCTTCCGGCAGTTCTACCTGGACCTCCCGGTGGAGCTGGAGGAAGCCGCCCGGCTCGACGGGCTCGGCGAGTTCCGGATCTACTCCAGGATCATGTCCCCGCAGGTCAAGCCCGCCTTCATCACGGTGGCGCTGCTGACCTTCGAGTCCTCGTGGAACAACTTCCTGTGGCCGTTGCTGGTGACCCATTCGGACAATCTCCGGGTGATCCAGGTCGGGCTCTCCGTCTTCAAGACCGAGAACGGCACCCAGTGGCACTTCCTGATGGCGGGCACCACGCTCGCCACCCTGCCCATGGTCGTTCTCTTCCTCATCGGCCAGCGCTATTTCGTGCAGGGCTTCGCAACCGCCGGTCTCAAGTGA
- a CDS encoding carbohydrate ABC transporter permease yields MGPGRRRQRAGMFLVAPALLHASLWIGLPVIASVVLAFTKYDVLTPPQFVGFDNFRDMLDDAVFRKSIVNTVVYTFFTVPFGMALGLLMALALHTGLKARGIFRTAIFLPQVTATVAIALVWLWIYNPGNGLFNTLLSFVGIQGPAWLASTSWAMPSVILVGIWQGIGMKMLIYLAALQSLPKELYEAASVDGASKVRQFFSITLPLLKPATFFVLITSMINAFQSFDQIYILTDGGPANSTTMMTYEIYKSAFREFRVGYACAQSLVLFVLLMGFTLVNRRMMGGTRGHS; encoded by the coding sequence ATGGGTCCCGGCCGCCGCAGGCAACGGGCCGGCATGTTCCTGGTGGCACCCGCCCTGCTGCACGCCTCCCTCTGGATCGGGCTGCCGGTCATCGCGTCGGTGGTCCTGGCGTTCACCAAGTACGACGTGCTGACGCCGCCGCAGTTCGTGGGGTTCGACAACTTCCGGGACATGCTGGACGACGCGGTGTTCCGCAAGTCCATCGTGAACACCGTCGTCTACACCTTCTTCACCGTGCCGTTCGGCATGGCGCTGGGGCTGCTGATGGCGCTCGCCCTGCACACGGGCCTGAAGGCGCGGGGCATCTTCCGCACCGCGATCTTCCTGCCGCAGGTCACCGCGACGGTGGCCATCGCACTGGTCTGGCTGTGGATCTACAACCCGGGCAACGGCCTGTTCAACACCTTGCTGTCCTTCGTGGGCATCCAGGGACCTGCCTGGCTCGCCTCGACGTCATGGGCGATGCCGTCGGTGATCCTGGTCGGCATCTGGCAGGGCATCGGCATGAAGATGCTCATCTACTTGGCCGCGCTGCAGTCCCTGCCGAAGGAGCTGTACGAGGCGGCGTCGGTGGACGGCGCCTCGAAGGTGCGGCAGTTCTTCTCGATCACGCTGCCCCTGCTGAAACCGGCGACGTTCTTCGTGCTCATCACCTCGATGATCAACGCGTTCCAGTCCTTCGACCAGATCTACATCCTGACCGACGGCGGACCGGCCAACAGCACCACGATGATGACGTATGAGATCTACAAGTCCGCCTTCCGGGAGTTCCGCGTCGGCTACGCCTGCGCCCAGTCCCTGGTGCTGTTCGTCCTGCTGATGGGCTTCACCCTGGTCAACCGGCGGATGATGGGAGGCACCCGTGGCCACAGCTGA
- a CDS encoding ABC transporter substrate-binding protein, translating into MELKRRSLLAAIGAGTAAAALSGCGTGSSAAGSADGPAEGEITLLTPIYEGANGKTLLEKQILGGFRKKYPDVKVNVDYTTYTQLNEKITTGLAGGLLPDVLMMGVGWIPPFAAKKAIAPLPEKFATAHDYEKRVLEPSRYDGKLYALPVVLDTRIVVYRKDHFAEAGIKKTPANWAELRAIAKQLTKSGRIGFDPFSIELRQCWETFLFANGGQLFSEDGKKVLFTDSRGVEALQFFKDLSKDGSADYTKKTAAGAPSNVQTGKASMMMTTSALWEQCREQSPDLLKDDKLGCFVLANRRPAMLQGGTLVSQSARSKHPAAARALVEYLATPESILGAAKQRGSVPGLKDLNESGYVKENKFVDLSLRNMSAARSEGGTAAWMEIREKIKPTLEPAIVGGQSAKDAIAELGRLAEAAIGRM; encoded by the coding sequence ATGGAACTCAAACGACGGTCGCTGCTCGCTGCCATCGGCGCCGGCACTGCCGCGGCCGCCCTCTCCGGCTGCGGCACCGGCTCCTCGGCGGCCGGTTCCGCCGACGGTCCCGCCGAGGGCGAGATCACGCTGCTCACCCCGATCTACGAGGGCGCCAACGGCAAGACGCTGTTGGAGAAGCAGATCCTCGGCGGCTTCCGGAAGAAGTACCCGGACGTCAAGGTGAACGTGGACTACACCACGTACACGCAGCTCAACGAGAAGATCACCACGGGTCTCGCGGGCGGCCTGCTGCCCGACGTGCTGATGATGGGTGTCGGCTGGATCCCGCCGTTCGCGGCCAAGAAGGCGATCGCCCCGCTGCCCGAGAAGTTCGCCACCGCGCACGACTACGAGAAGCGGGTGCTGGAGCCCTCCCGCTACGACGGCAAGCTGTACGCGCTGCCGGTGGTCCTCGACACCCGCATCGTCGTCTACCGCAAGGACCACTTCGCCGAGGCCGGGATCAAGAAGACACCGGCCAACTGGGCGGAGCTGCGGGCGATCGCCAAGCAGCTGACGAAGAGCGGCCGGATCGGTTTCGACCCGTTCTCCATCGAGCTGCGGCAGTGCTGGGAGACGTTCCTCTTCGCCAATGGCGGTCAGCTGTTCAGCGAGGACGGCAAGAAGGTGCTGTTCACCGACAGCCGGGGCGTCGAGGCGCTGCAGTTCTTCAAGGACCTCTCGAAGGACGGCTCCGCCGACTACACCAAGAAGACGGCCGCCGGTGCACCGTCGAACGTCCAGACCGGCAAGGCGTCGATGATGATGACGACCAGCGCCCTGTGGGAGCAGTGCCGCGAGCAGTCGCCGGACCTGCTGAAGGACGACAAACTCGGCTGCTTCGTCCTCGCCAACCGCCGGCCCGCGATGCTCCAGGGCGGCACCCTGGTCTCCCAGTCGGCGCGTTCCAAGCACCCTGCGGCGGCCCGTGCGCTGGTCGAGTACCTCGCGACGCCGGAGTCGATCCTGGGCGCGGCCAAGCAGCGCGGTTCCGTGCCGGGTCTCAAGGACCTCAACGAGAGCGGCTACGTGAAGGAGAACAAGTTCGTCGATCTGTCGCTGCGGAACATGAGCGCCGCACGCTCGGAGGGCGGCACCGCCGCGTGGATGGAGATCCGCGAGAAGATCAAGCCGACGCTGGAGCCCGCGATCGTGGGCGGTCAGTCCGCGAAGGACGCCATCGCGGAACTCGGCCGGCTGGCCGAGGCCGCCATCGGCCGGATGTGA
- a CDS encoding LacI family DNA-binding transcriptional regulator: MSGVTIHQVAEAAGVSASTVSNVLNGRTDRMQAATLARVEQVIERLSYRPNRAARMLRTGRIKVIGLIVPSVANPFWGALARELEAIALAEGYHVLLCNSERDPARELKYGEELLADGVSGVVLCSSLPSLDHVAPLLGRGLKMVAFDRTAQAGDPPSLASISVDNAMGAELATRHLLELGHRRLAFVSGSVNSVNRRERLRGFRAALESAGLDPADAIVWPGADTAEFGDKDAAELGRNAARELLARPRPPTAFVAINDMCAIGICRGAKDAGRSAGQDVSVVGFDDILLADLFEPPLTTVRQPLPEMAAETFQQLRARIDSAPVAGRSLLIRPRLVVRESTAQAPAEATVPASRARVGEAAAPTAGARG, translated from the coding sequence ATGAGCGGGGTAACGATCCATCAGGTCGCGGAGGCCGCGGGAGTATCCGCGAGCACCGTGTCGAACGTCCTCAACGGGCGTACGGACCGTATGCAGGCGGCCACCCTGGCCCGCGTGGAGCAGGTGATCGAGCGGCTCAGCTACCGGCCCAACCGTGCGGCACGGATGCTGCGCACCGGCCGGATCAAGGTCATCGGTCTGATCGTGCCGTCCGTCGCCAACCCTTTCTGGGGGGCGCTCGCCCGGGAGCTGGAGGCCATCGCGCTGGCCGAGGGCTACCACGTACTGCTCTGCAACAGCGAGCGCGACCCGGCCCGCGAGCTCAAGTACGGGGAGGAGCTGCTGGCCGACGGGGTGAGCGGCGTGGTGCTCTGCTCCTCGCTGCCCTCGCTCGACCATGTCGCGCCGCTGCTCGGCCGAGGCCTGAAGATGGTCGCCTTCGACCGCACCGCCCAGGCCGGCGACCCGCCCTCGCTCGCCTCCATCAGCGTCGACAACGCGATGGGCGCGGAGCTCGCCACCCGGCACCTGCTCGAACTGGGGCACCGCAGGCTGGCGTTCGTCTCGGGCTCGGTCAACAGTGTCAACCGCCGCGAGCGGCTGCGCGGCTTCCGGGCCGCCCTGGAGTCGGCCGGCCTCGACCCCGCCGACGCGATCGTCTGGCCGGGGGCGGACACCGCCGAGTTCGGGGACAAGGACGCCGCCGAACTGGGCCGCAACGCCGCCCGTGAACTCCTCGCCCGGCCGCGCCCGCCCACCGCCTTCGTCGCCATCAACGACATGTGCGCCATCGGCATCTGCCGGGGCGCGAAGGACGCCGGGCGCAGCGCCGGACAGGACGTCTCCGTGGTCGGGTTCGACGACATCCTGCTCGCCGACCTCTTCGAGCCGCCGCTCACCACGGTCCGCCAGCCGCTGCCGGAGATGGCCGCCGAGACATTCCAGCAGCTGCGTGCCCGTATCGACTCGGCGCCGGTCGCCGGGCGTTCGCTGCTGATCAGGCCGAGGCTCGTCGTGCGCGAGTCGACCGCGCAGGCGCCCGCCGAGGCGACGGTGCCGGCGAGCCGGGCGCGCGTCGGTGAGGCGGCGGCTCCGACGGCGGGGGCACGGGGGTGA